In Vibrio coralliilyticus, the following are encoded in one genomic region:
- a CDS encoding M28 family metallopeptidase, whose protein sequence is MQVSITTKKSILATVISTTMLSGCFWDDPREVAKYVSENIDRDEVVSHLVTLEGLASTTTDGNSITRAAGTQGYANSVEFIVETMRKHGYIVTTQEFDFRAWEELAGTKANIDGKDLISVREADDGVEPDFAVMSYSGSSNGPVSGEIAFVTPDFRFDAPDYDSTDGCEASDFTGKDVAGKIAVIQRGGCSFDAKVVNAENAGAKAVIVFNQGNDEGRKSVVNGTLGSDTKATIAALGARFDLGQEWYSKAQSETVLANLTVNVQDEDVVTQNILAETPRGNADQVVMLGAHLDSVPEGPGINDNGTGTAGLLEYAVTLSELKVPVKNKVRFAWWAAEEAGLVGSEYYTNDLFQPIYNDAQAQILEELGLEDPSQLTEEQIELVEARYTELNKVKLYLNFDMIGSPNYIYGVMDGDLSDTKDSPDNAYTGDFKPPYGTSDIESIFQEFFTEKEEATIPQALSKRSDYAGFADWGVAFGGLFTGAEKVKTAEEVEKFGGDIDVAYDKCYHQSCDDVNNVSQTALFTNTQSLAYVTTYYAMSKQLFPEQPEEPEVQALRAFSTAETPKEKLRIGERLKAADSVSDHDHFHGDFDQDLK, encoded by the coding sequence ATGCAAGTAAGCATAACAACAAAAAAATCCATTCTCGCAACTGTTATCAGTACCACCATGTTATCAGGGTGTTTCTGGGATGACCCACGTGAGGTGGCAAAATACGTCAGTGAAAATATCGACAGAGATGAAGTCGTTAGCCACTTAGTCACACTTGAAGGCTTAGCTTCTACGACTACCGATGGCAACTCTATTACTCGTGCAGCAGGCACACAAGGCTATGCTAACTCGGTTGAGTTTATTGTTGAAACCATGAGAAAGCATGGTTACATAGTTACAACGCAAGAGTTTGACTTCCGTGCTTGGGAAGAGCTGGCTGGCACGAAAGCCAATATCGATGGTAAAGATCTTATTAGCGTACGTGAGGCCGATGACGGTGTTGAACCCGATTTTGCCGTCATGTCTTACTCAGGTAGCTCAAATGGGCCAGTGAGCGGTGAGATTGCCTTCGTGACACCAGACTTCCGTTTCGATGCCCCTGATTACGACAGCACTGATGGCTGTGAAGCCTCTGATTTCACAGGCAAAGATGTGGCTGGGAAAATAGCGGTGATACAACGTGGTGGCTGCTCATTTGACGCAAAAGTGGTTAACGCCGAAAATGCAGGAGCAAAAGCGGTCATTGTTTTCAACCAAGGTAATGATGAAGGCAGAAAATCTGTCGTTAACGGCACGCTCGGTAGTGATACTAAAGCGACTATCGCCGCTTTGGGTGCGCGTTTCGATCTTGGTCAAGAGTGGTACAGCAAAGCGCAATCTGAAACGGTATTGGCAAACCTGACGGTCAACGTGCAAGATGAAGACGTAGTAACACAAAACATTCTTGCGGAAACCCCTCGTGGTAACGCTGATCAAGTCGTCATGCTCGGTGCACACCTTGACTCTGTTCCAGAAGGCCCAGGGATCAATGATAACGGCACGGGCACAGCGGGTTTGCTTGAATACGCGGTCACACTGTCTGAGCTTAAAGTACCTGTTAAAAACAAAGTTCGCTTCGCATGGTGGGCGGCTGAAGAAGCAGGTCTAGTAGGTTCTGAGTACTACACCAATGACTTATTCCAACCAATCTACAATGATGCACAGGCTCAAATTCTTGAAGAATTAGGTTTAGAGGATCCTAGCCAGCTGACTGAGGAGCAGATTGAGCTGGTTGAAGCCCGTTACACTGAACTCAACAAAGTGAAGCTGTACCTCAACTTCGATATGATCGGCTCACCGAACTACATCTATGGTGTGATGGATGGTGACTTATCTGATACCAAAGATAGTCCAGATAACGCTTACACTGGCGATTTCAAACCGCCATATGGCACCTCTGATATTGAGTCTATCTTCCAAGAGTTCTTTACTGAAAAAGAAGAAGCAACCATTCCTCAAGCTCTGTCAAAACGTTCAGACTACGCTGGATTTGCAGATTGGGGCGTAGCATTTGGCGGTCTGTTCACGGGTGCTGAGAAAGTAAAAACAGCTGAAGAAGTTGAGAAATTTGGTGGCGACATCGATGTGGCTTACGATAAGTGTTACCACCAGAGTTGTGATGACGTGAACAACGTCAGCCAAACAGCACTGTTTACCAACACTCAATCACTTGCGTACGTAACGACTTACTACGCAATGAGCAAGCAATTGTTCCCAGAGCAACCAGAAGAGCCGGAAGTGCAAGCGCTACGTGCCTTCTCTACAGCTGAGACGCCAAAAGAGAAACTACGCATTGGCGAAAGACTCAAAGCAGCAGACAGCGTCTCCGACCACGATCACTTCCACGGTGATTTTGATCAAGACCTGAAATAA
- a CDS encoding alpha-amylase family glycosyl hydrolase — translation MKKYSIYQVFTRLFGNTNTTNQPWGNIDTNGVGKFSHFTEKALNEIRDLGITHIWFTGVPHHALVNDYTHIGIDNDHPSVIKGRAGSPYAVKDYYSVNPDLADDPSRRNQEFDDLISRTHNAGLKVIIDIVPNHVARVYKGLNNPSGVEDFGAHDDTNVCYHKDNNFYYIPDAPFELPSELSPEKILGGEAHPHLETPYQEFPAKWTGNGSRKAQPSIDDWYETVKINYGVRPDGSKDFPILPEEYRFKPHSEHHQFWQDKSVPDAWKKFRDIALYWLKKGVDGFRYDMAEMVPVEFWSYFNSSIKMANQDAFLMAEVYQPELYRNYIQLGKMDYLYDKVDLYDQLKSIIQGHGSTREIGRIEYQLRDIEHHMLHFLDNHDEQRFASPEFAGCAQKGKPTMLVSTCLSSSPSMIYFGQEVGEPGAEFGGFGTPSRTSIFDYVGVPHHQRWMNHGAFDCGQLSEDEKALRAFYQKLLNLTLKSPALLGDYHDLYAANFDNFGEMQDQLFAFARSSEEQKLIVVANFSARQGKQVELILPYSLITDWQLLPGQYRWIDRMGNSEYTLNVTQTSASISMLLSPLASLLLELTSHTLE, via the coding sequence ATGAAGAAGTACAGTATTTATCAGGTCTTTACCCGCCTATTTGGCAATACGAATACCACCAATCAGCCATGGGGCAACATAGATACCAATGGGGTTGGCAAGTTCAGTCACTTTACTGAAAAGGCTTTAAATGAAATTCGTGATTTGGGCATCACACACATCTGGTTTACTGGCGTACCACACCATGCCCTAGTCAATGATTACACGCATATAGGAATCGACAATGACCACCCTTCGGTTATCAAAGGCCGCGCAGGCTCTCCTTACGCGGTAAAGGACTATTACTCGGTCAACCCAGATCTAGCTGATGACCCCAGTCGACGAAATCAGGAATTCGACGATTTAATCAGTCGCACCCACAATGCTGGCCTCAAAGTGATCATCGACATCGTACCTAATCATGTAGCTCGGGTTTATAAAGGATTAAACAACCCTTCGGGTGTGGAAGATTTTGGAGCTCACGATGACACCAATGTCTGTTATCACAAAGACAACAACTTCTACTATATTCCAGATGCTCCTTTTGAACTGCCAAGCGAATTATCGCCTGAAAAGATCCTTGGAGGAGAAGCACATCCTCACTTGGAGACGCCCTATCAGGAGTTTCCGGCGAAATGGACAGGCAATGGCTCAAGGAAAGCTCAACCGTCCATTGATGATTGGTACGAGACCGTAAAAATCAATTATGGTGTTCGCCCTGACGGCAGCAAAGACTTTCCTATCTTGCCAGAAGAGTACCGCTTTAAGCCTCATTCGGAGCACCATCAATTCTGGCAGGATAAATCCGTTCCGGATGCGTGGAAAAAGTTTCGGGATATCGCACTTTACTGGCTTAAAAAAGGCGTCGATGGCTTTCGCTACGATATGGCCGAAATGGTGCCTGTCGAGTTCTGGAGCTATTTCAACTCTTCGATAAAAATGGCTAACCAAGATGCCTTTCTGATGGCTGAGGTCTATCAGCCGGAACTTTATCGCAACTATATCCAGCTCGGAAAAATGGATTATCTCTACGACAAGGTTGATCTCTATGACCAGTTGAAATCAATTATACAAGGTCACGGTTCTACGCGAGAGATTGGCCGCATTGAGTATCAGCTACGCGATATTGAGCACCATATGCTGCACTTTCTCGACAACCATGATGAACAGAGATTTGCCTCGCCTGAATTTGCGGGATGTGCTCAAAAAGGCAAACCCACCATGTTGGTGTCTACTTGCCTATCAAGCTCTCCTAGCATGATCTATTTTGGTCAGGAAGTCGGTGAGCCTGGAGCGGAATTCGGTGGATTTGGCACACCTAGCCGCACGTCGATATTCGACTATGTGGGCGTCCCTCACCATCAGCGTTGGATGAACCATGGTGCTTTTGACTGCGGCCAACTGAGTGAGGATGAAAAAGCGCTGAGAGCCTTCTACCAAAAGCTGCTTAACCTGACGTTAAAAAGCCCTGCACTATTGGGAGACTACCACGACCTTTACGCCGCAAACTTTGACAACTTCGGTGAAATGCAAGATCAGTTGTTCGCTTTTGCCAGATCCAGTGAAGAACAAAAGCTGATTGTTGTTGCCAATTTCAGCGCGCGACAAGGTAAACAAGTCGAACTGATTCTCCCTTACTCACTCATTACTGACTGGCAGCTGCTTCCCGGACAATATCGTTGGATAGATAGGATGGGTAACTCGGAGTACACCCTGAATGTGACTCAAACATCAGCTTCCATTTCTATGCTGCTTTCACCACTGGCAAGCCTGCTTCTAGAGCTTACATCACACACTTTAGAATAA